From Paenibacillus sp. PK3_47, the proteins below share one genomic window:
- a CDS encoding ABC transporter transmembrane domain-containing protein → MMQTNFKLPEPFRRQVREPLLLECTADLDPEGCFGEQWIAVSGEKLIVWHTDEAPRIHLPLAEITDARAVSAVGGGALHIDTDFGPVVAVRYTAALTPLFDYAAKLIKAAAQGEELPVLSERDLPRSCPHCGNPLDEGMQICAQCMNKGKLVIRMLGYAKPYKLQMMVAGVLLILTTLVELIPPYLTKIMIDDVLGAAGKGTRLLAVIGGLGLTILVMAAMQAVRGLIGIWVGSKLMGDFRKDIFSALMKLSLAFFDRRQTTQFIGRVNNDAEAMRQFLTDGVIYVIGQLLRFVAVLLILFSLDWKLTLFALIPVPFMVLLSMKIWPKIGRLAYQQWRSILRLNMLVGDSLQGIRVVKAFGRERTEMSRYERTNTEVVHNNLRMEGMWQFIFPIFSLVTGAGTLLIWYHGGNKVLEGTLQLGTLMALLSYLGMLFGPLGWIQQMINWTSTAMAAAYRVFEVLDTVPEVMDVHDPVPIGTIKGDVAFTKVTYGYEKHNPVLKEIDLQVKSGEMIGLVGHSGAGKSTFINLLCRFYDTDEGSISIDGIPIRSISQTDLRKQIGVVLQETFLFEGSIAENIAYAKPEATPEDIMRAAKIANAHDFIVRMPDGYDTQVGERGHKLSGGEKQRVAIARAVIHDPRILILDEATASVDTETERQIQEAIARLVQGRTTFAIAHRLSTLRNADRLVVLDKGRITEVGTHEELLNIPGGIYRKLVDAQQELSKIKGVEV, encoded by the coding sequence ATGATGCAGACAAACTTCAAACTTCCGGAGCCCTTCCGGAGGCAGGTCAGGGAGCCGCTGCTGCTTGAGTGCACAGCAGATCTGGATCCGGAGGGTTGCTTTGGTGAACAATGGATCGCTGTTTCCGGTGAAAAGCTGATCGTATGGCATACGGATGAGGCGCCAAGGATACATCTGCCTCTTGCTGAAATCACAGATGCACGGGCGGTTTCTGCAGTAGGCGGAGGAGCACTGCATATTGACACAGACTTTGGACCGGTTGTTGCGGTCCGTTATACCGCGGCATTGACCCCGCTGTTTGATTATGCCGCTAAATTGATCAAAGCCGCAGCGCAGGGCGAAGAACTGCCCGTTCTCTCCGAACGGGATCTTCCCCGGAGCTGCCCGCACTGCGGAAATCCGCTCGATGAAGGCATGCAGATCTGCGCCCAGTGCATGAACAAGGGCAAGCTGGTGATCCGGATGCTAGGCTATGCGAAGCCCTATAAGCTTCAAATGATGGTTGCCGGAGTGCTGCTTATCCTGACAACACTGGTGGAGCTGATTCCTCCTTATTTGACGAAGATCATGATCGACGATGTGCTGGGGGCTGCCGGGAAGGGCACCAGGCTGCTCGCTGTAATCGGCGGACTGGGGCTGACTATCCTCGTAATGGCGGCAATGCAGGCTGTCCGGGGGTTGATCGGCATCTGGGTAGGCTCCAAGCTGATGGGTGATTTCCGCAAGGATATTTTCAGTGCGCTTATGAAGCTGTCACTTGCTTTCTTTGACCGGAGGCAGACGACCCAGTTCATCGGCCGGGTGAATAATGATGCGGAAGCGATGCGGCAGTTTCTGACTGACGGCGTCATTTATGTGATCGGGCAGCTGCTGCGCTTTGTGGCCGTGCTGCTCATTTTATTCAGTCTTGACTGGAAGCTGACGTTGTTTGCATTGATTCCTGTTCCGTTCATGGTCCTGCTGTCCATGAAGATCTGGCCCAAAATCGGACGGCTCGCTTATCAGCAGTGGAGATCCATTTTGCGGCTGAACATGCTGGTCGGCGACTCCCTTCAAGGCATCCGTGTCGTTAAGGCGTTTGGCCGTGAGCGGACCGAAATGTCCCGCTATGAGCGGACCAATACGGAAGTGGTGCACAACAATCTGAGGATGGAGGGGATGTGGCAGTTCATATTCCCCATATTCAGCCTGGTGACCGGAGCGGGAACACTCCTCATCTGGTATCATGGCGGAAACAAAGTTCTGGAAGGGACACTGCAATTAGGAACACTGATGGCACTGCTGTCCTATCTGGGCATGCTGTTCGGTCCTCTGGGATGGATTCAGCAGATGATCAATTGGACCAGTACGGCCATGGCAGCCGCCTACCGGGTATTTGAGGTGCTGGATACTGTGCCTGAAGTCATGGACGTTCACGATCCCGTACCGATTGGTACGATCAAAGGGGATGTGGCGTTTACCAAAGTAACCTACGGCTATGAGAAGCATAACCCCGTACTGAAGGAAATCGATCTGCAGGTAAAAAGCGGTGAAATGATTGGTCTTGTAGGTCATTCCGGAGCGGGGAAATCCACCTTTATTAACCTCCTGTGCCGGTTCTACGATACGGACGAAGGCTCCATTTCTATTGACGGCATTCCGATCCGCAGTATCAGCCAGACCGATCTGCGCAAGCAAATCGGCGTTGTGCTGCAGGAGACCTTTCTCTTCGAAGGCTCCATCGCCGAGAACATTGCTTATGCCAAGCCGGAAGCTACACCGGAAGACATTATGCGGGCGGCCAAAATTGCCAATGCGCATGATTTCATAGTCCGTATGCCTGACGGCTATGACACACAGGTTGGCGAGCGTGGACACAAGCTGTCCGGGGGAGAAAAGCAGCGGGTCGCCATTGCCCGGGCGGTCATTCATGATCCGCGCATCCTCATTCTGGATGAAGCAACGGCTTCAGTCGATACCGAAACCGAGCGTCAGATTCAAGAGGCGATTGCCCGCCTGGTTCAGGGAAGAACGACGTTTGCCATTGCCCACCGCTTGTCGACGCTCCGTAATGCCGACCGGCTGGTCGTGCTGGACAAAGGGCGCATCACTGAGGTAGGCACACATGAAGAGCTGTTGAATATTCCCGGAGGAATCTACCGTAAACTGGTTGATGCGCAGCAGGAGCTGTCCAAAATCAAGGGGGTGGAGGTCTGA
- a CDS encoding carbohydrate ABC transporter permease, with protein sequence MSVKTIRLFSGTKKLNRSFTVSFLLFLLLAAFGCFMALPLIYAVNNAFKPLDELFIFPPRFLVNNPTMDNFFDLFSLMGNSWVPLSRYIMNTLIITVVGTAGHILLASAAAYPLAKYRFPGSRVLFTIVVLSLMFSAQVTAIPNYMVMSWLGWINTHASIIVPSLSFSLGLFLMKQFMEQIPDALLEAAKIDGASEYRIFWTIVMPNVKPAWLTLMILQFPMLWGSDGGNFIYSENLKTLHYALGQIVQGGIARAGVGAAVALLLMVVPITLFIISQSSVIQTMATSGMKE encoded by the coding sequence TTGAGCGTCAAAACGATACGGTTATTCTCCGGAACGAAGAAGCTCAACCGTTCATTTACCGTCAGCTTTCTGCTCTTCCTGCTGCTGGCTGCCTTTGGCTGCTTCATGGCACTGCCCTTGATCTATGCCGTCAATAATGCGTTTAAGCCGCTGGATGAGCTGTTTATCTTCCCGCCGCGTTTTCTCGTTAACAATCCGACGATGGATAACTTTTTTGACCTGTTCTCGTTGATGGGGAATTCCTGGGTTCCACTGTCCAGGTACATCATGAATACGCTGATCATTACGGTCGTGGGTACCGCCGGACATATTCTGCTCGCTTCGGCGGCCGCCTACCCGCTGGCCAAATACCGGTTCCCGGGCTCCAGGGTGCTGTTCACCATCGTGGTCCTGTCGCTGATGTTCTCCGCCCAGGTCACCGCGATTCCGAACTATATGGTGATGTCCTGGCTTGGATGGATCAACACCCATGCTTCAATCATTGTACCGTCCCTCTCGTTCTCGCTTGGACTATTTCTGATGAAGCAGTTCATGGAACAGATTCCGGATGCCCTGCTGGAGGCTGCCAAGATCGACGGAGCCAGCGAATACCGCATCTTCTGGACCATTGTGATGCCGAATGTAAAGCCGGCCTGGCTGACGCTGATGATCCTGCAGTTTCCGATGCTGTGGGGAAGCGACGGGGGCAACTTTATTTACAGTGAGAATCTCAAGACACTTCACTATGCGCTTGGCCAGATTGTGCAAGGCGGAATAGCCAGAGCCGGTGTCGGGGCGGCTGTGGCGCTGCTGCTCATGGTGGTTCCCATTACGCTCTTCATAATCTCCCAGAGCAGCGTCATTCAGACGATGGCGACGTCCGGGATGAAGGAGTAG
- a CDS encoding carbohydrate ABC transporter permease: protein MQASKFLAIEWWKRWLWSFVRMVLVAGLAFVILFPILQKISTSIKDKTDLYSPIVIWVPEHFSLDNFRQVITIMDYWPTLGNTFLLSALTTILTAISCALAGYGFSRLKFKGSNLLFMGVMLTILVPPTTILIPVYLNLKDFTLMGLIPLLTGGKSLNLLNTYWPFILTSLTANSMKAGLYIFIFRQFFRGIPMEVEEAAYIDGAGIGKTFLRIILPNTIPAIMTVLLFSFVWQWNDSFYTTTYLTTSKVMSIQLASLPYNLGIMLSDGANSKVDPFYQSMVQDTGILLAILPLIIIYIFVQRYFVESIERTGIVG from the coding sequence TTGCAGGCTTCAAAGTTTCTTGCGATAGAGTGGTGGAAACGATGGCTGTGGTCGTTCGTCCGGATGGTTTTGGTTGCTGGACTCGCTTTTGTAATTCTGTTTCCCATTTTGCAGAAGATCTCTACTTCCATCAAGGATAAAACGGATTTATATTCGCCGATTGTAATATGGGTCCCGGAGCACTTTTCGCTAGACAACTTCAGACAGGTCATTACCATCATGGACTACTGGCCGACACTCGGGAACACGTTCCTGCTGTCAGCCCTGACCACAATTCTGACTGCCATTTCCTGTGCGCTGGCCGGATATGGATTTTCCAGACTCAAATTTAAGGGAAGCAATCTGCTGTTCATGGGCGTGATGCTGACGATTCTGGTCCCGCCGACCACCATCCTCATTCCGGTCTATCTGAACTTGAAGGATTTCACACTGATGGGGCTGATCCCGCTGCTTACCGGAGGCAAGTCCCTGAACCTGCTGAACACCTACTGGCCGTTCATTCTGACTTCGCTGACGGCTAACTCGATGAAGGCCGGTCTGTACATCTTTATATTCCGGCAGTTTTTCCGGGGCATACCGATGGAGGTGGAAGAGGCAGCTTATATCGACGGAGCGGGGATCGGCAAAACCTTTTTACGGATTATTCTGCCCAATACAATTCCGGCGATCATGACGGTTCTGCTCTTCTCCTTCGTGTGGCAATGGAACGACAGCTTTTATACGACGACTTATTTGACGACCAGCAAGGTCATGTCGATTCAACTTGCTTCCCTGCCTTACAATCTGGGGATTATGCTCTCGGACGGCGCGAATTCAAAAGTGGACCCGTTCTATCAAAGCATGGTGCAGGATACGGGGATTCTGCTGGCCATTCTGCCGCTCATTATCATTTATATCTTTGTACAGCGGTATTTTGTCGAGAGTATCGAACGTACCGGGATTGTAGGTTAG
- a CDS encoding endo-1,4-beta-xylanase yields the protein MNHLQSNELPKLYEAFQSDFRIGAAVNPHTLTVQRELLVRHFNSVTAENEMKFERLHPDENQYTFTEADRLMAFAEDNGIAVRGHTLVWHNQTPAWVFGNADRETLLGRMNSHIDTVVSRYKGRIYAWDVVNEAISDQKGEWLRPSKWLDIAGEDFILKAFEYAHAADPDAQLFYNDYNESDPEKREKIYRLVQSLQEQGAPIHGIGLQAHWNLVHPPLDDIRAAIERYASLGMKLHITELDLSVFQFEDRRTGLTAPEEGMLEQQAERYRQIFRLFKEYKQHIDCVTFWGAADDYTWLDNFPVRGRKNWPFLFNDKHEPKQAYWDILELAGE from the coding sequence ATGAACCATCTTCAGAGCAACGAACTACCTAAATTATACGAGGCATTTCAGTCTGATTTCCGGATCGGTGCAGCTGTGAATCCGCATACCCTGACGGTACAGCGGGAGCTTTTAGTCCGGCACTTCAACAGTGTCACCGCTGAAAATGAGATGAAGTTCGAACGGCTGCATCCTGATGAAAACCAATATACCTTTACGGAAGCCGACCGCTTAATGGCGTTTGCCGAAGACAACGGCATTGCAGTCAGAGGCCATACGCTTGTCTGGCATAACCAGACTCCAGCCTGGGTGTTCGGGAATGCGGACCGTGAAACGCTGCTGGGGCGGATGAATTCGCATATTGATACCGTAGTATCCCGCTATAAAGGCCGTATCTACGCATGGGATGTCGTCAACGAAGCGATCTCCGACCAAAAGGGCGAATGGCTGCGCCCCTCCAAATGGCTCGATATCGCCGGAGAGGATTTTATTTTGAAAGCGTTTGAATATGCGCATGCCGCCGATCCGGATGCCCAGCTTTTTTACAATGATTATAACGAATCCGATCCGGAGAAAAGGGAGAAGATTTACCGTCTCGTGCAGTCGCTCCAGGAGCAGGGCGCGCCGATTCACGGCATCGGGCTGCAAGCTCACTGGAATCTGGTGCATCCTCCGCTGGATGACATTCGTGCGGCAATTGAACGGTATGCAAGTCTCGGCATGAAGCTGCATATTACGGAGCTGGATCTCTCTGTATTCCAGTTCGAGGACCGCCGGACCGGTCTGACGGCTCCCGAGGAAGGAATGCTGGAGCAGCAGGCCGAGCGCTACCGGCAAATTTTCAGGCTGTTTAAGGAATACAAGCAGCACATTGACTGCGTCACGTTCTGGGGGGCAGCGGATGACTATACATGGCTTGACAACTTCCCGGTACGCGGACGGAAAAACTGGCCGTTCCTTTTTAATGACAAACATGAGCCCAAGCAGGCATACTGGGACATTCTTGAATTGGCGGGAGAATAA
- a CDS encoding DUF1854 domain-containing protein, which translates to MKDPYEIRILPPAAVSLERGAGGVLGGRIESVHYEELTVYRTFPFRFDEEYISVRNAKGEELGIIRELAGLDQDSREELRRELQFRYFLPRVSRIVSIRLKSDLWLWELQTHLGPTRLAMRNLQDYVQLQSGGRVILSDISGKRCQITDWRSLDGHSRKLLEDTL; encoded by the coding sequence ATGAAGGATCCTTATGAAATCCGTATCCTTCCCCCCGCAGCTGTAAGCCTGGAGCGTGGAGCGGGCGGCGTGCTTGGAGGAAGAATCGAAAGTGTCCATTATGAAGAGCTGACGGTTTACCGGACTTTTCCGTTCCGGTTTGACGAAGAGTACATCTCTGTCCGCAATGCCAAGGGAGAAGAGCTTGGCATTATCCGGGAGCTGGCCGGGTTAGATCAGGACAGCAGGGAGGAGCTGCGGAGGGAGCTGCAATTCCGCTACTTTTTGCCGCGGGTGAGCCGGATTGTCAGTATCAGGTTAAAATCGGATCTCTGGCTGTGGGAACTTCAGACCCATTTGGGTCCAACCCGGCTGGCGATGAGGAATCTCCAGGATTATGTACAGCTGCAAAGCGGGGGGCGCGTCATTTTGTCAGATATCAGCGGCAAGCGCTGCCAAATCACCGACTGGCGGAGTCTGGACGGCCACAGCCGCAAATTGCTGGAAGATACGTTATGA
- a CDS encoding DUF5696 domain-containing protein, which yields MCKARKALLLSLVMLGSLLAGCSGPGQEVKTASSPAAAVFEQSRPLNAAFSDSRLAGMKGVAENGQMRLFINEETGEIAVLHTESNQLWFSNPPERDQDTLAAGVNKGLLSSQLQLDFYNSFGQMNSINTFTDSIAYKQISSETIPDGVRVSYQFGTVQASAEDLPAMLSQERYEELTGKMDKTGKRAVAIAYKEETEKSAYVRNDSALQGLQLERALKAFEAIGYTEEDLQKDAAEFNLEEAGEEPRIFQAAIEYTLDGDSLIARVPVERIYYPAEYPVNSVSLLSFFGAAGQEEKGSILVPDGSGALIHFNNGKTRYSAYQQTVYGTDQTMDTADVVSREEAVRLPVFGMLKEQKAFLGIIEEGAPVATINADVAGRLNSYNYAYPSFYVVNKGSVTLDANGQQRSLPRFQENPMKSDFQVRYVFLSGENATYQGMAKYYQQYLLGKDGLPQPAAETDDLPFYLQLDGSITKKKHVIGIPYNALEPLTTFGQAQMILDKVQAQGIHNIKLKYTGWFNGGMNHGVPDRIRVDGAVGGKKGLKELAQYTGRQGISLFPDMSILTALSDDGFSVTKDAARTLRDIPATLYPVNPVINRRDRDRTPTYVVAPRLVGGVVEEMLEGFGKLNTGGISLRDLADRLNSDYRKHEQMDRTESQEISVKALAGIAGKGLEVMASGGNDYALPYVTDLTEAPLSSSGFKIEDESIPFYPMVVHGHISYTGKPYNLSTYTNPKQYILKCLEYGSGVFFEWIAQPNYKVKDTEYTDLYAVNYELWMNEAAEIYGEVNSVLRNVQGQSIASHEKLGEGVFKTIYGNGVYVIVNYNGTQVTAEGKVIEAESYTTGGGHT from the coding sequence ATGTGTAAGGCGAGAAAAGCTCTGCTCCTTAGTCTGGTGATGCTGGGCAGTCTGCTTGCCGGCTGTTCCGGTCCGGGCCAGGAGGTGAAGACAGCCAGCAGTCCGGCTGCAGCCGTATTTGAACAGAGCAGGCCTTTGAATGCTGCATTCTCGGATTCCCGTTTGGCAGGGATGAAGGGGGTGGCAGAGAACGGACAAATGCGTTTGTTCATTAATGAAGAAACAGGCGAAATTGCCGTGCTTCATACCGAAAGCAACCAGCTCTGGTTCAGTAACCCGCCGGAGCGGGATCAGGATACCCTGGCGGCAGGAGTCAACAAAGGCCTGCTGTCTTCCCAGCTCCAGCTGGATTTCTACAACAGCTTTGGTCAGATGAACTCCATCAATACGTTTACGGACAGCATCGCGTACAAGCAAATCAGCTCAGAGACCATCCCGGACGGAGTGCGTGTGTCCTATCAATTCGGAACGGTTCAGGCCTCCGCAGAAGATCTTCCCGCCATGCTGAGCCAGGAACGCTATGAGGAATTGACGGGGAAAATGGATAAGACAGGTAAACGTGCGGTCGCTATTGCTTATAAGGAGGAAACGGAGAAATCAGCCTATGTCCGCAATGACAGCGCGCTGCAGGGGCTGCAGCTGGAACGGGCACTGAAGGCTTTTGAAGCGATCGGGTACACGGAAGAGGATTTGCAGAAGGATGCAGCCGAATTCAATCTGGAGGAGGCCGGGGAGGAGCCGCGTATCTTTCAGGCAGCTATCGAATATACGCTGGATGGAGACAGCCTGATCGCCAGGGTTCCAGTAGAAAGAATTTATTATCCGGCTGAATATCCTGTGAATTCGGTCTCCCTGCTAAGCTTCTTCGGAGCCGCGGGCCAGGAAGAGAAAGGCTCCATCCTGGTACCGGACGGCTCCGGCGCCCTGATTCATTTCAACAATGGTAAAACGAGATATTCTGCTTACCAGCAGACTGTATACGGCACGGATCAAACGATGGATACGGCTGATGTGGTCTCAAGGGAAGAAGCAGTCCGCCTGCCGGTCTTTGGCATGCTCAAGGAACAAAAAGCGTTCCTGGGCATTATTGAAGAGGGCGCCCCGGTTGCGACAATCAATGCAGATGTAGCAGGCAGATTGAACAGCTATAACTATGCGTATCCGAGCTTTTATGTGGTGAACAAGGGCAGTGTAACGCTGGATGCTAACGGTCAGCAGCGTTCACTGCCAAGATTTCAGGAGAATCCGATGAAATCGGACTTTCAGGTGAGGTATGTCTTTCTCTCAGGAGAAAACGCTACCTACCAGGGCATGGCCAAATACTACCAGCAATATCTGCTCGGCAAAGACGGACTTCCGCAGCCGGCTGCAGAGACGGATGATCTGCCGTTCTATCTCCAGCTTGACGGCAGCATCACGAAGAAGAAGCATGTTATCGGCATTCCGTACAATGCGCTTGAGCCGCTGACCACCTTCGGCCAGGCGCAGATGATTCTCGATAAGGTTCAGGCCCAGGGGATCCATAATATCAAGCTGAAATACACAGGCTGGTTCAACGGGGGGATGAATCATGGAGTTCCGGACCGTATCCGCGTTGATGGCGCTGTGGGAGGCAAGAAAGGCCTGAAGGAGCTCGCCCAGTATACCGGACGGCAGGGCATCTCGCTGTTTCCGGATATGTCCATCCTCACAGCTCTGTCCGACGATGGTTTCAGTGTGACGAAGGATGCGGCGCGTACACTCCGGGACATCCCGGCGACGCTCTATCCAGTCAACCCGGTAATCAACCGGCGGGACAGGGACAGGACTCCCACTTATGTTGTGGCTCCCCGTCTGGTAGGAGGAGTTGTGGAAGAGATGCTTGAAGGGTTCGGAAAGTTAAATACCGGAGGCATTTCCCTGCGTGATCTGGCAGACAGGCTGAACAGCGATTACCGCAAGCATGAGCAGATGGACCGTACGGAATCGCAGGAAATCTCGGTCAAGGCATTAGCCGGTATTGCCGGAAAGGGCTTGGAGGTTATGGCCAGCGGCGGTAACGATTACGCGCTTCCTTATGTTACGGATCTGACCGAAGCTCCGCTGTCCAGCAGCGGGTTCAAGATTGAGGATGAATCCATTCCCTTCTATCCGATGGTTGTGCATGGCCATATCAGCTATACGGGTAAACCGTATAATCTGTCCACTTATACGAATCCCAAGCAGTATATCCTGAAATGTCTGGAATACGGATCGGGTGTTTTCTTCGAGTGGATTGCGCAGCCCAACTATAAGGTTAAGGATACGGAATATACCGACCTGTATGCAGTGAACTACGAGCTGTGGATGAACGAAGCCGCGGAGATTTACGGCGAGGTGAACTCGGTGCTGCGTAATGTACAGGGCCAAAGCATCGCTTCCCATGAGAAATTGGGCGAAGGTGTCTTCAAAACGATCTACGGGAATGGAGTTTATGTCATTGTGAATTATAACGGTACGCAGGTCACCGCTGAGGGCAAAGTCATCGAAGCGGAAAGCTACACGACAGGAGGAGGACACACATGA
- a CDS encoding YIP1 family protein, producing the protein MNKELVKYPFGLMAHPFNGFWDLKYDRSRRTNLVISFIILGLMVLTNVLSTQYSGFLVSMYNPNYMNSLLEVLYVLIPVLFWTVANWSITTLMDGEGKFVEIFTSTCFAMLPLVIINLPWIWLSNYISLQEASFYYFSGSLATIWFLFLLFVGNMTVQQFTPGKTIVTILLTVAAMAFMAFLCLLFFSLVQQIINFFMTIYQELVLRS; encoded by the coding sequence GTGAACAAAGAGCTGGTTAAATACCCTTTTGGGCTGATGGCGCACCCCTTTAACGGGTTCTGGGACCTGAAATACGACCGCAGCCGCAGAACGAATCTTGTAATCTCTTTTATCATCCTTGGCTTGATGGTACTGACCAATGTGCTGAGTACCCAATACAGCGGTTTCCTCGTGTCGATGTACAATCCAAATTACATGAACAGTCTTCTGGAAGTGCTGTATGTACTTATCCCGGTATTGTTCTGGACCGTGGCGAATTGGTCGATTACGACTTTGATGGACGGGGAAGGCAAATTTGTTGAAATATTTACGTCCACCTGCTTTGCGATGCTTCCGCTGGTAATCATCAATCTTCCGTGGATTTGGCTCAGCAATTATATCTCTCTTCAGGAGGCCTCTTTCTATTATTTCTCGGGAAGCCTGGCCACCATCTGGTTTTTATTTCTGCTGTTTGTCGGAAATATGACGGTGCAGCAGTTCACGCCGGGCAAGACCATAGTGACCATCCTGTTGACGGTTGCGGCTATGGCGTTTATGGCCTTTCTGTGTCTGCTGTTCTTCAGCCTGGTGCAGCAAATTATCAATTTCTTCATGACCATATATCAAGAGCTCGTTCTGAGAAGCTAG
- a CDS encoding sugar ABC transporter permease, giving the protein MKLTAPLRSSRRTYSQRKAVYGFLYVLPWLLGFLFFFLVPLIASFRFSLSNIEANANGIIVNYAGFKNYVEALTVNTSFNRTLTESIVTMVVNVPLIVIFSLFLAVLLNQKFLGRTAARAVFFLPVILASGVIMNLESTSLVQAVNDSNAGGKAVSGLGSFELARMMIQAGISETIVDYLTGAVDRIYQIVSQSGVQLLIFLAGIQTIPPQLYEASKMEGATGYEAFWKITFPMVSPLILVNVVYTIIDSFSTNDMTDLIRSTGFEAFNFGLSSAMAWIYFLAVSLILLISTYLISKKVFYQN; this is encoded by the coding sequence ATGAAACTGACGGCCCCGCTCCGTTCGTCCCGGAGAACGTATTCGCAGCGTAAGGCAGTGTACGGCTTCCTCTATGTGCTGCCCTGGCTGCTGGGATTCCTGTTCTTCTTCCTCGTGCCGCTGATTGCGTCCTTCCGCTTCAGTCTGAGCAATATTGAAGCCAATGCGAACGGAATTATTGTTAACTATGCCGGCTTCAAAAATTATGTAGAAGCTCTGACCGTCAACACCAGCTTTAACCGGACGCTGACAGAATCCATTGTAACCATGGTTGTTAACGTTCCGCTGATCGTCATCTTCAGCTTGTTCCTTGCCGTGCTGCTTAACCAGAAGTTTCTGGGGAGAACGGCGGCAAGGGCCGTGTTCTTCCTGCCGGTTATTCTTGCCTCCGGTGTAATCATGAATCTGGAGAGCACCAGTCTGGTGCAGGCGGTGAATGACAGCAACGCCGGCGGCAAGGCTGTCAGCGGATTAGGCAGCTTCGAGCTGGCCCGGATGATGATACAAGCCGGCATAAGCGAGACTATTGTTGATTACCTGACCGGAGCGGTTGACCGTATCTATCAGATTGTCAGCCAGTCGGGCGTTCAGCTGTTAATCTTCCTTGCCGGGATACAGACTATCCCGCCGCAATTGTACGAAGCCTCCAAGATGGAGGGGGCAACGGGATACGAAGCGTTCTGGAAAATCACCTTTCCTATGGTCAGCCCGCTTATTCTGGTCAATGTCGTATACACCATTATCGATTCTTTCTCTACGAACGACATGACCGATCTGATCCGCTCAACCGGGTTTGAAGCATTCAATTTCGGACTGAGCTCGGCCATGGCCTGGATTTACTTTTTAGCCGTATCCCTGATTCTTTTAATAAGCACGTACCTGATTTCAAAGAAAGTATTCTACCAAAACTAG